The Rosa rugosa chromosome 1, drRosRugo1.1, whole genome shotgun sequence genomic sequence tatacattaggacctaaaaactgaacggttaagatgtgaaaatatgatcggaaagtgggtcaaaactggaaatccgcaccaaTGAAAAACTGCCgacgtccgcagtggagaaggcctgatatatatatatatatatatatatatatatatatataatgaaattCCAGGTAGTCATGATTACTTGCAACTTAAATCTTGCAACAGACAATATACTATTGATACctaacatatatatacattgtACACTACCAGTTTCATCTCTAATCACTCAGTTCACCTCGTAGTAGATAAGGAACATAAAGTTTGGACCTTCACCCTAAAACCATTAAACCTCCAACAAGAAACTCACTGCATGTTAGGCAACGTTGGCTCTGTTCAGGTACAATACTCAgataataaaagtaaaaaaaaattgcagtaaGTTAACACACACATTACCAGAAACTAAACATAGCATTCAGAAATTAAGGGCAACTAAGCACCAGAATCTATAAAAACAGTGAAATAGCTGTAAGGTTTGGCTTTTGGACTATGAAAGGAAAGAGGGAGAAAGAGAACGGCTTCTACCTTGTGATCCGATTAACACAGTGCAGTGGACCAGGAAAGCAAGACGAAGAGAGACTACGGTGCAGAAActctgtttttcctttttcttgttAGTTTTCTTGGGCCACACATTTTCATGGGCTATAGCTTAGTCCACTCCTTCAGGATAAATGGGTCGACACTcacccttattttttttttttttggagattaaACTGATGCTAATTTTCAATCAAACTTACTCACTGAAGGAATATTTTTAATGGACTGTGAAAGataaatgcatctcaaccaaccatatattaaatttaaaagctgaaattataataacttaaaactgtgtatttatttttagccgtcagattcacttgtcacTCACAATCCTTTAAAAACTGTCTTTTAAGTAAGCAGATCTAAATTTTCAATTGCATTTTTTTAATACAACTGCAGTTTGAGCACACAGACATTTGACTCTACCAAAACCACTTGACCCATTATCATACATATTATAAGCAGCCAAATAGAGTTCAGAAATGGACTGATTACAACATCAAAAAGAAAATGGTTAACGGTAGTTAACATAAGAAGTGACAGTAGTTCACATAAGAACAGCTCCAGAAGAGgaggaaaaattaaaaattaggaTGAGATAGTCGTATCACAGAACACGTTTGATCCATTAGTATAAACATTATATTACTTTCATTTAGTTCATTATCTAAAATGCTCCACCACCTCCACGTCATATAGGAAAATACACTTAATACTTTCATATTggaaaattattctatgcaccagCAGTGCAAGCGACCCAACACCTCTTAGGCTCTTAATATTTGTAGTCAATTTTTTTTCACGCATACTTTCACACTTTCATCTCTTGATATTTGCAGTCAATTTTTTGTCACGCATACTTTCATACTTTCGGCTCTTGATATTtgcagttttttattttttatttttttatttttttataataaccAAAAACTACTTGATACTATCCAGCATTTCATTCATGTTGGTGCAAATACACGTCGGTGCTCTGAATCTCTTACCCTTCATACCCACCCCTGTCTAGCTAGCACCTCATGGTCCTCATTCGGTTGGACTAATGACGTGGTACGGTGGCTTGACAGAATAAGAGATTCATTTTACCTTACTTACAAAAGTTTTGGGTGATGTTTGTAGAACGACTATCCCAAAAATTCCAACCATTGTTGTGAACCCTCTTAGAAAATGATAATGGGTCAACCACAACCTGCTTCATCTACACTTTCGGACAACATTGGTCAATTTTtagagtgaaaaagaaaaacagtttCTTCAAAAAAGAAGTAAGTCAACTATGCGTGAAAAGAAAAGGTCAAATTATGAGATTTGTCATTTGTGCTTAAAAATGTGTAGAGAGACGTTTAACTCGAATAATTGAAAGGAAGAGCTACTCTATTTCCTCAAATATAGGAAGCCAAAATAAGAGCTCTTTATTTCGGTCAAGGAACTCTGTTTATAAGGACCTTGCAATGTTCCATTCATTCGTATCACaagctccttcttcttccataGTTACACACAAGAACAGAGACCAAGATGGACCGCTCCATGCGTTTGTTTTCAGCTGCTCTCATCCTAGCCATTCTTGTAGTGGCTACAGGTATATTTCCTTGGCCTCTTCTTAATTCTCCGACTATATGGAAATATAGATATAGAGGCTCGTTCTAGATATGTACATGTATAGTATCTTTATGTTAACTAGTTGATACATGTTAATATAAGCAGAGATTGGACCAATAGCTGTTGAGGCAGGTAGGACATGTCAGTCTCCGAGCCATAAGTTCTCCGGAATGTGCTTCTTCTCCGGCAATTGCGCAAAAATTTGCAAACAAGAAGGCTTCCTTGGAGGCGATTGCGGCGGCTTCCGCCGTAGATGCTTTTGCAACAAAGAGTGTTAGTATCGCAACATGACATGTGTGGGAGAATATTAGTTTTTAGTTCGTGGACCGGCTTGTAGGTAATGAGAATAAATAAACCCATATGCAGTGAGGTTCTTTTGGTCCTTTTTCAAGATATTTTGTATGTCAATTTCGTGTGACATCTTTGTAATTTTATAACAAGTCAATATTGTCTCTATTTTCAACTATAGTTTTCTTCCTAATATCCTacattgttttttctttttcttttttaaaaagaaaaattatcacTTTGGTAATTCAACTATGACTCAATCGACACTTTGGtaactttatttttaaaaatattactttagtcactcaagttTAGATTTATCTTTGACTTTAGTGACTGTCGTTAAATACTCCATTACACACTGTTAAAATTAGGGACATTTTGGTCCAATtactaaaaaatattaaaatttgggataatttaaaaaagaaaaaaaatacatcGTTAAATTTGGGCTATATTTATTGGAAAAGTTAGAATGATCAAGCTTAGTGTCTCTTTGAGAAGAGTAAAATAATCTCTGAGAAAagtttagtatttttttttttggccaaaatatcttgaaaataaaaaaggaaaaaaaggagtTCGGGACCCAAATGCCCCGAAAATATGAGTTATTTACAAGACTTTAACAGTGAAGTTGACggcagtgaccaaagtgatagaCAGTGTttaagttgagtgactaaagtgaaattATTAAAAGTATAGTAACCAAAGTGTCGACTGAGTCATAGTTGGGTgaccaaaatcataaattttctttattgaaacaaaaaaagtaaaaaaaaaaaacaaatagagTTCATGCCCAAGATTGATTCAAATGAGACAGTCCAAATTAAACATTTCTGGTTGGACAAAGAGCGCCCGAACGAAGTCTTAGAGCCTGCCAGAAAACTTACTCCACACCCGCAAGCAACGCAAAAAGGCAATGTATCAAAGTACAACCCCGTCTTGTGGAGAGAAGAAAACTGCGAATACCAACTTCAAGATAGCTAATTAAATTGGATGGAGTTATGCATTTTGTTGTTCTTCTCTATTGGATGGATGatgcttttttttattttttttttagaattggATGATGCTTGGTACTTCAGTTGAAGAGAATATTAAAGATAGGGAAACGGCACACTAGACCGGCCTTTAGGAAAATGCAGTTCTACAAAAGGACATATACATATGTATCCTCCGATTCCTTCCATACAAGGAAGCTTTAATTCGTAACCAAAAGCTTGGTCCAGTGGCCTGGCAGCATGGACCAGCTAGCCTATCCCACGCGTATGAAATGCAACAACCAAAAGATTAATTGACCGAAAACAAATCTTACACCACCTCATATGGATGCATGCTAAATAAATATGTAGTATACGAAAATAGGTTCGCCTACGATACATTAATGCACCGATACGTTAAGTTGACTAGTTTGATATAGAAGTAGACTAGCTCGATACAGAGTTTGAGATCAAGTCAAGCTAGTCTACTGATGCATGGAGTCGGTCTACATTGGTATCAAATTTAGTGTACTTGATGTATTGGTACAATAATGTACCATAGAATTTTCCTACCAAAATatgagtttatatatatatatatatatatatatatatatattatgaatTGGTTTTTGAGTCGGATGATTTAATTTTAAACATGATATCAAAGCGGCACTCATGAGAAAATCACAATGCTCACGTTTGTGACTAATGCCCTAGCGTCGGAGAAGCATCGGGTGGCTCTAGCCCGGTAATGAGGGTGAGGTTAGTCAATTAAGCTCCACATCACCGGGATACCGAGGACGTATTTCTATCAAAACTGCTACTCTACCTATAAATGTACTTCTACATGTGCAAAATCCCAAACAAACCTTAAGGTAATCGAAAAAAATTAGCGATTTAGACTGGAAAGTATATGCACACGATGCTATTTCAAACCATAGATTATTGTATTACATCATTATCGATTAGCTAGGCAACTCCACCCAATTACCCTTTTGGAATTGGACAATGCATTATGAGAGAGAACTAGCTAGGAGGGAAATGAGATGCCTTTTGCTGGTTATGATTGGTATTGACTTGCTTGTCCAAATGTCTTTGGAAAATTGTGCTTTTCCTGTCTCACTTTGTGTGATTCTCTTCACCTTCCCCAACCCAAAACAGAGAGTCTATGCAGAATATTGCGCCTCTTCTCCATCTCATCTCCCACCATCAACGAAAGTGTCCCTCTGTGCCCTTCATAGCTAGGCTAGCTATTAGCTAGAGGACATTTTTGGTGGATTTTTAGTTTTTACCAACTCGAGGCAGCAGCTCACTGACTCAGTCCCCACGTACTCGTGACAGATCGAGAAGCATTGATTCTGCAACTTCATGTCTAGCCATCTGATTCGGGTACCTCAGTTTTTCCAATAATGAAACACCTTCGTTTAGTCCTTTTCTTGTTTAAGATTACCCAGTTTCTTCCACTCTCTTTCACTCTCTAATTCTAAGATTATATGCATCGTCTATCCTTGGAGTGGAGGCTTTTAGCCCTAGTTTGATTCACAGATTAAACGTTAAGAGACATGATGCACGAAAAAATAATGTCGCAAAATGGATGAAAGTAAGTTGGAATCATTCGGACCCCTTCAGTTTACTTTTTCCCTTTTAGttaaaatcaaatcattttcaTTTGAAACGAGGTTTTAAAGTACCATAATTTATTAATATGgtattaaaattttaattattaaatttataAGTCGTCTAACACTCTAATTAACATGTAGAACAAAATATAAACTCAACCTCTAAACAAAGCTAGCtaaaatttccgaaaataaatcATTGCATTCCATCTGCCAAAGGTAGACCATATGTATTGATATCATGACATATATAGAAAAAGCGGCAattatttcttttcttgaaaCTGTCCATCTGCATGCCAAAGATATTTTCAATGAGAAATATGTTGGATCACAATGATGAAGTTCTTATATGGTTTACGTGTGCACAAATTTTTCCTTTCCATGATACAGATCATTCTAACAGAACACCTACTATACTTACTTATCTTTGCATATAAAAATGGAGAAATATAgtgaaaacaacaaaaaaagttTAACCTGATTCAGAAGTTGCAGTTTCCTTCGAATTTCATGAGCttcttttgaatttcaaatataTTTCACATTTCAAGTACTTCTAATTTGTCTTCTTTAATCATTCCAGTTGCATTTCGAGCTTGACATCTTGGTAAATGTAAATTGCAGCTTCTGTCGTTTAAGCTTAACTATATGACAGACAGTATATTGATTTAAAATCCACAATATAGGGTTATCTAACCTAATCTTGTGTTTGGATTCTTGGAAAACTAACAACTTTCCCAGAGAAAATCTCAGTAGCATGGAGCTCTGTGGTCCATGAGTTAAAGAATACCATTAATGGAACTTATAAATTCCAAAGTTTTATGAAGCATGTCTGTCAGTTTTGTTTTGAATAATAAGAGATTCTCCTACTCTTAAATTGAATACGATTTCTTCTCTTGGAATTCTAATGTTATTGGCTTTCAGAAACCATCCTTCTGACTTGTATAAAACTATAAACAGGTAGATAGTAAGATAAAATAGAAGTTTCAtgaatttgttttatttttggggACTAAATTAAACATTTCAACCCCTAGTAATATTAGGAGCTTAAACCTGCAGATAGATCCAAAAGGAACCATGTTTATATGGACTGTATTCTGTCTCTACCCACAACCCCAAATGAAGAATCCCAATTCAAAGATAATATTGAATACCAATTATATCTGATGCTAACTAAACCAAGCCTGCATAGGGCAGTTGGTTAATTAAGATTAAAAGTCATTTTCATTTcagttgagaacttgagattaCTATTTCACCATCAATGGTCAGTACCTAATTAGTTAGACCAGGAATCCTTGATGGAGTCTGAGAGCGTGGTAAAGAAGTTTATAACACtaatatatgcatatatgaTGTATACCTTAGCACTTCCAGTTTACGAAAGAAGTATCTTGTTGAACACTATGGATATTCAATGACAAAGCAACCAAAGTTGCATATTCACTCAAGATTAATACAAGTTAATTAGTTTAGATCAATTGACCCTATTATACGCTCATTCATCACAGCGAGTCATACATAATCTTCATTTAAAGAAAAAGCGATGATACTAATTAAAAGGGAAGTATCAACTCAACAAAAAGTTAGgggaacgcgcctcacgcgcgagaaagaagagaaaagggcgAGTGcgatctctcccggccgaacgccggCGGTGCTCTTGCCGCTGCGTTCCGGCCCGGGAGAGGATGTTGGTTTGGGTGTACAGCGAGTCTTATGAGATGAAGCTTGGTCCAAGGTGGGAGAAAGCTGGTCCGATCTGGTTTTGGGAGGATCCATGTCGACCTGTCCCGTCCGGATCTTGGTCGTGGGTCTGCAGGAGGGGTACCGTGGTGTCTCTGGAGCAGTTGGTGTGGCTCTGGGGCGCCGATGGCCGGCGGCGTGGTTCTGCGGTGTCTCTGGAGCAGTTGGTGTGGCTCTGGGCCGTGGGTGGGCGGTGGAGTGGTACCGTGGTGTCTCTGGAGCAGTTGGGGTGGCTCTGGGATGCGGATTGCCGGCGGCGTGGTTCCGTGGTGTCTCTGAAGCAGTTGGTGTGGCTCTGGGACGCGGGTGGCCGACGGCGGTTCGTGGTGGTCCTGCGACATAAGCGGGCTGGGGGGCGGTGGCTGAGGTGGGCTTCTGCGTTGGGCCCTTGGGAGAGATGGTGGATGGGCCGGGCTTCCGCTTTTAGGCTCTGCTGCTGtgttttaatttctgtttgttttgtttccagTTGTTGCTCTGTTTATTTAGTTGTTTGCAGTTTGTGGGTTGTTTTGCGCTTTTTGCGCGTAATAAGTCCCTATACTCGTTGTGTACGGATAGTTGGGCTTTTTGCCCGTGGGTGCACTctttgtgccttgtctgctctaggtaggcggcgattTACTGGCGTTGTCAATTGGttgctgcctcctagtggcagggtgagattTCATGCCACTGGATGTagattccagtggcaacatgataggAAAGCTGGGAGAAGTGACATTATGCTTTGCTGTATTAGAGTTACAGATCAAGTAATCTTTCCGTCGTGTCACCgcttggaagcaaatagaaccgtctggagcgtgttctttgctagttggtgtggATTGGAATACAAGTGTTTAGTAGAGTCGTCTATTGACTTATTTTCTGGATGTACTCTTGATGCagattgtaatatggggtttaggctctttgtcccccccttgtattcgtcgGTTTCATTTATGAAGGCCTGAGGGCAGCCACATCGGcccttgtttcaaaaaaaaaaaaaaaaaaaagcgatgATGAAAGCAACATTCTCGAAAATGGGGGTAGCTTTCAAGTCATTCTTCTTACCTAGCTGCATCATCTCTTGAGTAATTGGACTAAATAACTAAACCAATGTTTTTAGTCTAATATTATAAACGCACCCTAATCCTAGAACCTATAGATTACCTTGTAGTTACACTATGCTTTTGGTTTCTGCAATCTCAAAATGAAAAAGGTACCCAGTAAACAAAACAATTCAATGGAAAGTTTCTACCAAACAGAAAAGGTCTCCCTCGGTGCAGTGAAAAACGAAGCATttcccttttcttctcttttccctCCCAATTAATTAGCCAATTAGGAGAATGTCACGACAAAAAAGAGACCTGGCCACCTTAGCAAAACTGccattatatttttcttttttttgtatcGTTTTTGCAAAAGGTCAAGCTCCAAATGATATTATATCATATTCTATTGTCTGGATTCTGAGACAAACGTTAGTCTCCTAAACACTGAAGGACAATCTGGGCAATTTGGGCATCTCCCATTTTTCTCAAAAGAGACtttgacaaagagaaagctcACAAATCTTCATTTCCTATCAAGCATCCTATGTCTCCTTTATCCTTCACCTTTCATCCCTTTTGAGGGCtgctttgctttttcttctaaAATCAAAAAGTTGGACATAAACccatttttggtttttgctaAAAATTGTCTTTGTTTAGATGGATTCACTTGTTGCCCTTTTGATCCATTGTAATTCAATATCATCCCACAACATGTATTTCTACCACTCCAAGTTATGTCTACTTGTAGTTATGTCTGAATTCAAAGTTATGCACTATCATTTGTGTTTTTGGAAAGTTACGCGTTCGTGTAGTTGAAAACATTTATCTCGAGTTTTTGACTGATTGTTACTAGTATCACTTGGTGGCCGAATCTTCCCCAATATGCATCGAGTTACTTGAGGCTTCATGCCTTTTGTCTTGGAATATTACTATTCTCAAAGATTTGCCATATAAAGGCTGATGTACCATCTCCTTTAACCTCAAATGCACCAAACTAATGTGTCATTGATTCTCAATGAAAGCAAAAAGTGTGACAAATGTGATGTAATTATGAAAGCAGCAATATATGTTGTTTGCATATGATACAAACCAACGCAAGATTCCTATATTTTTTAGAGAACATGGATATTACTATAGCTCCATTGTTTAATATGACCATTTTTCTGGGCAATGCGTGTCTTGACAGAAGCGTAGGGCGAACTAGACCATGGATACTAGTATGGGACAAAGGTGGAGAGGCGGTCACCAACTCCCACTTGCTTCCCAACAAGAGAAGAGAATGTAGAAAATTGGGGACTTTGTTATTTTGTGAAAATATAAATACAAATTTtcacaatgaaaaaaaaaatatatatatatatatatatatataaaataatgtTCACTCACATAGAGTAGCCACTATTTATCTTCCTCTCATTTGTCCTCTGGttgagtgaagaagaaagaaatttgtCTACTTTTGGGTGCTTTGACATTCAGGGTCTACCATTATTTCTACTACCACAAGTCTCATGCCAACCTTTTCCTTCTTCCATTTTTAGAACCCACGAGCTggttttacttcttttcatGAAAAGCCAAAGCTCCTCCTCCATTGCTAAAGCTTCAGAATTTACAGCCGAAAGACTCTTTGGTCAAAAGGGTCTTCTTTTCTGAGTCCTGTTTTTGTGGGTTTCATGACCCATTTCACCTCCCTGCTTTGTTCAGACTCTGTGGTTACTACTAGTAGTACTACTTCCTGGAAGCTCTGGTTTTTCTGAAATGCTAGCGGACAAGTTCAAGTCTTGGAGTCTAATTGGAGGCATTTGAGGACTATTTGGTCTCATTTTGACTTGTGGGTCTTTTTCTTCCATCATATTACTCCTCTGGCTTTTCTGGACTGTAATGGTAAACTACATTTTTTTTCCTCTGCATTTTTTTGTCCCTGTTTCTTCTGCCCTGAAGATGTTTATGTTTTTGGCTCACTGAAAATTTTACTGCTTGGTTTGTAGAGATGGGGTTTGAGGTGAATGGTGATGGTAAAATGCTGGGATTATTGAGAGTGAATCCAAGGCACAAGCGTTCGAAAAGGTAACTTTCGAATTACTATGTATTTGGTATCAGGTAGCATTTAACTATTTTGTTAGTTAGCAATCAGTGTTGTTCACACTCTTTCAGATTTTGGTATTGTCTACTTGGTGATGATCTTAAACTGGGTACACTTTCTGAGATGGCTTGTTGGGAAAAATGGGAACCTGAGCTTTCACAGCTATACCTTCTTTGTCAATTAGCAACACTGATAAGACGTAGTTCACTGTATCTTAACCTCCATTTTGGGGTTGTTTCCTCTTCTCTGATCATTTTATTGTTCATGGTGGGAAGCATGAATTATTTTTTCATGTTTGAATTTGAAAGTTCAAGAGAGGGATATTACTTGAGAGTTCTCTTAATTTATTGAGATGCATTGAATttcactttctttcttttttcagcCATGAAGTTTTTTCTCATCTCTTAAAAGATTTTTACCCTCCCcaagttctttttcttttttattttatgattCATAAGCAGGTAGAAGGTATTGGAAGTGAAAAAGATGTTCAGATGTAGTCATGGGTAATAGAGGGTATTGAATATGAAAattcttcttgattttcttcttctaggATAATACCTTGATCATAGGCTtgtaaa encodes the following:
- the LOC133719324 gene encoding defensin-like protein 2 gives rise to the protein MDRSMRLFSAALILAILVVATEIGPIAVEAGRTCQSPSHKFSGMCFFSGNCAKICKQEGFLGGDCGGFRRRCFCNKEC